TGTGCCTGCACCCGCAGCTTTGCGTCGGGGACGGCGAGGAATTCCTCAAGGTCCTTCTCGCGGGAAAAGATACGGACAGGCTGTACATCGCCGCGTGCGACCCGCGGATGCAGGAAAAGATGTTCCGGGACGCGCTCGACGCCGCCGGGTTCGA
The genomic region above belongs to bacterium and contains:
- a CDS encoding heterodisulfide reductase subunit A-like protein yields the protein MGKNGFVLCVCQGTCPSFKKMDIFNVLADVRREKIFDYVCLHPQLCVGDGEEFLKVLLAGKDTDRLYIAACDPRMQEKMFRDALDAAGF